CTCGTCACCCGAGGTCCGGTCAGCATCGGGCGAGCCGACCTCCCCGGTCATGAAACCGACATCGACATCAGCATCACCGGTCCCGACCGCCACAATCGTCGCATCAAGGATGCGGCAATAGGCGGGCAGATAGGCCAGTTCGAGGATGTCGGTGGTTGCGATGGCTTCGCGGAAGTTGTGAGTGATCAGCACTTCCGTTGCAACGTTCGCGACATAGGGCGAGGGCAGTTGGCTGCGACCGTTGCCCCCGGTGTAGGTGGATTTCTTGATCGCCATGGCGATAATCTCCGTTCTGGTTTGGGGGTGAAGCCCGGCACCATGCCGGGCATCGGGTCTTAGGCGGCGACGGCCGGGTTCGGGTTGCGGGCGGCGGTATCGACAGCGATCACGCCGAAGTCGCGCCCATTGAACCGGGTCTTTTTCACGCCAGCGATCACGCCGGCATAGATGGCGACACGGTTCTTGGCGTCCTTCAGTTCTTCCTCCCACTGGAAGCGGGTGCCGTTGCCTGCCTCGCCATATGCGACGACGCCAGCCTGACGGCCGAGGAACAGCGCGCGTGCGGCATCGACGTTCGAGCCAGCGCCATAGTCGCTGAACCGCAGGACGTTCTCATGCTGGTGCAGCACGACATCGTTCAGCATCCCCAGCGCGCCCTTGAACAGCGGGTTGTTGCGGCCCTCGGCGCCAGCGGCGGCCTTCTGGATGTCGGCCCAGGTCAACTCGCCTTTTTCGATCCGCAGACTGTGCGCCTGGAAGGGCGACATCAGCATCACGAAATGCTTGCCGCCATCGACGTTGACCGGGGTCATCTTCACAACGTCCGGGTCAACCGCGTTCATCATCCGAGGCATGACGGACACGCGCTCGATCAGGTCGCGCGACATCGTGTCGGCTGCGGTCAGAGTGGCCTTCGATGTCGCGGCTCCGGCATAGGCCATGTGCGCGGCGTCGGGCGCCTGAATGGGGTTGCCCGCGAAGGCGGTGGTCAGTTTCTTGTCCTCATTGATCGCGGCGAACGTGGCGTCACCGGACAGGTAGAGGAAATACAGTTCATCGAACCATTCCGCGGTGTATTCGGCGGTGCGGTCCTTGGCGATCTGGCGCAGATCGTGCAGCGTGCGCTTGCGGGTCATGCGCCCGCCAGCATCCGCGCCCTTCCGGGCTTGGTCGATACGAACCTCATCCGTGTAGAAGGTCAGGTTTTCTTCCTTCCCTTCCACGGTATCGTCACCATAGGTCATGCCGCCGCGCAGGCGCATGGACAGATCGAAGCTGATCCGGTCGCCCGCGTCGGACTCAAGGTCCACCTTGCGCTCGATGATGTTGTTTTCGCCTTTGCCGACAAAGCGCGAGAAGTAGATCATCTTCTCGGTGTCGGTGGCGAGGCTGGTCGCCCAACGCTTTACGGCGCGCGGATCGCCCACTCCGATAACGGTCTGCATGGAAGTCTCCTTATGATCACAGACACTTGGTTTGCGACCTGTCGGCACTTCCTATGCGTTCAGTCAGTTATCGGTTTATCACAGCCCCTCCGGTTCGCGCAACGGTTCACACATCGGTTCACAAATGATGATCAATCGTGGCCTGCGGCCATGCCCGCCCTGCGCTCCGCGTTTTAGGGTCAGGTATGTGATCGCAGACTCCGAACCGATCAAACTGGTATGGGAAGGGCCCGCGCCGTTTCCGGGCGGGCCCTCGGGCGACGACTGCGCGTCAACTATCGCCGGGATTTCACTGTCTCGTCGTTCTCGATGATGATGGGCATATCCTTCGGGGCCGCCACGCCGATCTTGGATGAGCGTTCACCGATGCGGAAGATCACCACCTCGATGTCACCGACCTTGACGCGGATCGGTGATGACGCGGATATGTTTTTGATCAGCATGTTGGCTGTGCCCCGTTATGCGCCGCGAAGATAGGCTTCTTGCTCGGCCTTGCTCATGGACTCGAACGCAGCTTCCGCCTCCAGCCCGTCGGCCCGGTCGATGGCCGAGAACCGCCCGTCGCTGGCATCGATGTCGGTTGCTGCGCTGACATTGGCGAGGGTTTGCAGCGCCTGCCGCCGCTTGCCCTGCTTTTCGACTGCCTCTTTGGCGCGGCCCAGCGGATCGGCCTTATCGGCGGCCTTTCCAGCCTCCGTCTCGCCCTTCGCTTGCTTGTCGGTTGTCTTTGGCGCTTTGCCCGGCTTTTTCAGGCTGAACTCGGCGGCTTCCTCGCCGGTCAGGCTCTTGATGTGGTCGCGGACCATGCGCGCGCCGATCTCGATCTTCTGATCCATCGACAGCTTGGCATACTCCGGGCGGCCGGTGACAACGCGCAAAGCCCGGTCGAACAGGACCAGCGACGAATCCCCGCCGTATTCCTGCTTTGCGGTGTTGTCGGCAAAGGCGGGATGGGCATCCATGAATGCCTTGGTTTTGCCGAACCAGACCTCCTGCACGCCTTTCAGCGCCTGTTCGTCTTGTCGCTCTGCGGTCTTGATCGCAGCTTTCGCCTCGGCAATCTTGTCGTTCAGCGCGTCAAGCTGCTCGTCATATTCCTCGTCGGTCATGTCGCCGTCGCTGTAAGCCTCGCGCAGTTCCTTGCGCTTGGTGGCGGCGGCATCGACTATAGCCTGTTCCGCCGATACATCGGTCGGCTGGAACACCGGGTCGGGGGTGTCGTCGGCTTGCGCGGCTTCTTCCTCGCCTTCTTGGGCCGCGTTATCGTCGTCGCCTTCGCCGTCGCCCTCATCCTTTGCCTCGTCGTCCGTTTCGCCGTCGTCGTCGCCGCCGTCGTCGTCGGATACGGCAGAATCTTCCGCCTTCTCATCCGGCAGCGTGGTGATCGGATCGTCACCTTCAGCCAGCCGGGCGATTTCCTCGGGCTCCAGATGGTCTTTCAGGCTATCCAGCGTGAAACTGGCGGGCAGGCCCATGGCTTTCAGCGCGTCGTCGTCAGCACCGGTCAGGTCGAGGGCATCGGGGGTGTTCTGGTCGGTCATTGCGGCATCATTCCTTGTGCTGCGGGGTCAGGGGTGGCCGGGGAGGCCGGGGTTTGCTCGGGTTGTTGCGGGGCGGCCAGTTGCCCGGCCGCGAACGCTTCTTCGGTCGCCTGCCGCATCATGGCATCGACGGCACGCGCGACGGCCGGCGCACCGCCCAGCTTGATCGCGGCATCCACGGCGGCATTGATCTGATCCAGATTGTCGGTGCGCAGCCCTAGCAACGAGCGGGCGGCGTCGGCGCGGGTCTTGGCGGTCTTGGCTTCCTCGCCCTCGATCTGGGCCATCATGGCGCGTTCCTGCATCTGGGCGGCCTTTTCGGCGGCCTTCTGCTGGGCGATGGTTTCCGGGCTGGGGTTGTTCGGATCTTCGTCGGGGTCTGACACGCCGGTTTCCTGCCGGATGCGCTTCACCAGTTCGTCACGCTTGGGCATGTCCATGGATTCAATCACGAGATCCAGACACTTGATGACGATCTGAGGCGCGGTGGCGGCGAGTTCGCGCATCAGGTTCATCAGCTGCTCGGCCTGCGCCTGACGACTGGTCGCGCGCCAATCTTCCTCGTCAATGATGAAGTCGGCTTTGAACAGGCTGATCGCGTTCGGGAACGTTCCATCATTGATCGTCACATATTGCGGGTTGCCGCGGGTGTCGGTGATGCGGAATTGCTGTTCGTCGGTGTAAAACTGTTCGATGTTGGTCAGCAGCTTTTCCCCATTCAGGCGCATGGCGAAGCGGAAGTTGTCGAAGAAAATGCTCGTGGCCAGCTGGCCCTGATCCTGCTTGGCGAGGATGGCCCGGCCCGATGTGGCGTTGGTGTCGCGGCCCAAGTTCTCGTTGGTGACGCCGCCGACCTGCTGGATCATGTTGGCGTCCATCTGCATCAGGTCGATATGGGCCGAGGCCATTTCCGCATCTGATTTGATGTCAGGGGGTTGATAACCTTGCTTGTAAACGATCACCGAGTCGGGGCGGCCCGCCTCCGTGCGCAGTTCCTCGATGTCGTCAACAGCGCCTTCCTGAACCTTGACCTGCGTGCTGGACAGGTAATGCAGCGCCTTGGATGCGCGCTTGTTCAGGTCGCGCTGGATGTCGCGCAGCCCCCTGATGATGCCATAGGGCATTCCGTCACGGCTGCGCCGATAGCCCCAGATCGGGGTGAATGGGAAACGGTTGTGCCGATATGGCGATTGCCGCACATCCAGCAGGCCTTTTTCGGTCATGAGCGCGACGTGGATCAGTTCGCGCGGTCGCTCGATCAGCGTGGCCCGGCCCTGTTCCAGATCATACCAATGGCCCTCTGACCACGGATCGAACAGTTCCCGGTGAAAATCCCCGCCCTTCATCACCGGGACCATTTTCGGCTCCTTATACCACATTTCCATGCAGCGGATCCGGTGCCGAATTGCGTTGCCGCCGCTGGTCACGGGCGCGCTGAAACGGCTGTCGTCCTCGGATGAGTCCATCGGGTCATCGCCGTAATCGGACAGGCCAGCGATCGACGACAGAAGGTTGCCCTCGGTGGACAGGCGCAGCAGGCCCTTGCGTTGTGGCCAGAGGGCGGATGCGATGTCGAAATCCAGCCATTTCGTGCGGCAGATATATCGGGCGTCTTGCAGATCCATCTGCTTTGCCCGGCTGTCCCACAGCATGTTGCGCCAACCCTCGTGGCGCTCGAACACGATGGGCCCGTCGGTCGGATCGCCTTCGCCTGTCTCGATCCAGCCCACACCGGCCTTGACGGCATCAGCGAAGCCGGCGGCGCGCGCCTCAAGCGAATGGTTCTCGTCGCGCAGGTGGCGCATCAATTCGTCTTTGCGCTGCGCGGGCTTCAGCCCTTCCTCACGACGGGGCAGGATCTTGTAATCCATGCTTGCCCGGCGTTGCGATCCCAGCACCCAATTGATCGTGGTCTGAATGAGGTTGAACACGATGGGGGTCTGGCCCCGCTCCCGCAGGGCGGCAACTTCCTCGGCTGTCCATTGGATGTGGTCATACATATCCTCGTCCAGCGCCATTTCCGCGCGGTTCTCGGACTGCCTTTCGAGTTCATAGCGATAGGTCGCCAGCAGGCGGCGATGCAGGCGCATGGCGTCGGCTTCATCGAGGGGATGGATGCGGCCGTTCTCGTCCAGGCTGACATGGCGGCTGGCCTGCGCTTTCGCCCCGTCGGCCTTGAACAGCACTTCGCCGGGCGCCTGATAGCTGCGCCCCTTTTCGGACAGTATCTGCCCGCCGCTGAAATCAATCTCGAACATTGCTGGCCACCACCTCGATTTCCTGAACCGTTTTGCCGGATTCCCTCTCGGTGATTTCGATTTCGCCCACGGGGATTGCCCCGTGCTTGATGGCCGCCTTCGGGGGCAGAGGCGGCATGGACCACAGATCACGCAGGCGAGACTGCACGGCGTCGAAGATGCGGAAGGCGTCTGACCTGTCGTCAGGGACGCCGGGCAGCGCGCCCGAACTTATCCAGTCATGAACGACGCGGGCGACGTGGGCGGGATCACCCATTTCGCGGGTCCACTTCCACATGTCGGACAGCGGGATGATGCACGGGATGGTGCGGCCCGGTCGCACGGGGCGGTTGGCATCGAGCAGCACAAGGCAAGGCTCTGTCTGCCGGGACACGGGGTCCATATACCACGATCCGATTACGCGAATGCCGCGCGTCACGGTTTCAAAGGCCCTGAATTGCAGATCGAGAACGGGCCGCGCGTCGAGGGACAGGATGCGGGGGGCGCTCATGCGTCATTCCCCTCGTCCTGCGTGGCGCCGGCATAGATCATGCGCTCAGCCAGATCGGTGATGCGGGCCAGATCGAAGCCAGACCAATGCTCGGACTCTGACACGATGACGACGGGCGCGCTGCGGTATCCCATACGGGTGACGCGGGCCAGCGCCTCGGGGTCTGCTGTCAGGTCCACCGTGTTGAATGGGATGCCTCTGGCGGCCAAGGCGTGCTTGGTCGCGAGGCATGGGCCGCAATCCGGCTTGGTATAGATGGTGATTGTCATGCGGTCATTCCCGATGTTTTGCGGCGTTTTTTGGCCGTGGTACTTCCTGTTGCGTGGCTGGGGTTCCATCCTTGCGCCCACTGGCGCAGGGCGTCGGGCGCCTCGGAATGGCCGTCGTGCTTCTCGGGCTCGTCGTAGAACATGCCCAGCCGCGTGTTGAACTTCTTGCGGTAGAGGGTCAGGTGCTGGATGCCTTCCTTGCAGCCTTCCTCGTCAAACCACGCCTCGGCCATACGATTCCGCAGCATGGTGATGCCAGCGGTGAAGTCATGGACGCGTGGGACGATGCGCCAGCGCCAGTCAGGGGCCAGTTCGGTCAGCATCTGGATAGGCGCGCCGACCTTATCGACAAGCTGGCGTTCTTGCGCGGCGTCGTGTGGCAGCAGGTGTTCCCCGAACAGCCAGCCGGTGCTGCGCATCTGGTTGACGTAATGGCTGTAGCCCTTGGCCCAATCCTCGATGTAGCGAATGAAATGGGTGGCCAGCCCGACCTGCTGGAAAAGCCAGATGCCGGTGCCGTCGCCTGACCCGATGTCCCATGCCGAATGGACCGGCAGGCTGGGCAGATATGGCACCTTGCCGATCCGGCCGGCAGCCCGCGCCGCGTCCAGTTGGACGGTCAACCATGTTCCTTCGGTGGACTTCGCCCAGCATTCGGCCGGGGTCGAGGGCATTTCCTGGAACATCTTGAACTGGTCGCCCGAGAAATCATGCTCCAGCTTGTTCACATACCAAGCGCGCTGGGGCAGCATGATCTCGACGCCCTCCGATTCCTCGATGGAATCGAAATATTCGTGCTGCTTGAGGCTGATGCGGACGTGCTTGGGGTCAGCGACATAGCCCGGATCGAGATACCACGGGAAGAAGTGGAACAAGAACTGGCCGGGGCCCGGCTGGACGCCTGCCTTAGCCATGTTCTCGGCCCTCGTAGCGATCTTGTGAAACTCGCCTTCCTGCCCCTCGGCGGTGGATTCGATCGTTGCGATGCCGGATTTCGGCACGGCGGGCAGCGAGCCCGTGACGATTTCCACCGCCTTTTCCGGGTATCGCTTGGCGATCTTCCCCATCTCGCTGATGTGCAGGAAGTGGATCGTGCCCGATCGCATCGAGGTCGCCACGCGCAGGCTGCTGTTGTTGTGGCCGAACAGCAGTTCCTTGGCACTTTCGCGGGTCAGCGGCATCCTGTCGCGCAGCGGATCGGGCAGGTTCAGATAGGCGAACTTCACCTTGTCGCGCAGGATCTCCGCTGCTGCGTCCAGATTGTGCGCGATGATCCCGCACCGCTGGTTGGGAACCCACAGGCACCGATCCAGCGCCATGACGCTGGCCATCGTGGTGAAACCCAGCTGGCGGGCTTTGAGGATCACGTTGCGATCGTGCAGCCCGTGCAGGAAGCGCAGCTGGTTGATGTTGGGCAGGAACGGCAGGACGGTGACGGGCGATTCCTCGGCTTCCTGATCGTCGCCCTTGATCATGATCTTGTAGAGGACGCCGGAACAGATGCGCCAGAACGGGTCGGCCAGGCACCGTGCCCATTCCTCTGCCGTCGTCGGCGCGGAGAGTGGCGCCGGTAGCGGTGTTGCCCAACGGCTCATTCATCGCCGCCCTCGGCCCGCTGTGGCGCGTTGCGCGTGGCAATCGGGATCGTGGTGCCCTGCGCAGCTGCGATAAGGTCGGCCAGCCCGTCGGCAACCTGCCGGTTGTCCTTCTCGAACATGCCAAGGTGGCGCATCAGCTTGTCGATGGCGGCCCCCTTGTCGTGCATCTTGATTTTGAAGCTGCCCTTGTCGGTCATGCTGACTTCGGCCACGGCGCAGCTAAGGCGCCGCGGCAGGTCTTGACTGGCGACGGGGCGCACGAATGGCCGCATGAGGGCTTCACCATTCGGCATGGTCACGGGCAAGCCTTCGTCGTCCTCGACTTCCTCCAGCCCCCATTCCATGACATCGCGAATGTCGGCCCGGACGATGTGCGCCAGCGTCTCGACAATCTCGTCTGCCTCGATGTCGGATCGCTCCGACTTTGCGGCTGTGAGGCGCGCGACCTCGGCCTGCACATGCGGCATAGCCATCAGTTCATGGGCTTGCACTTTGGCGCGCTTCTCGCTGTATCCAGCCTCGATGGCGGCTTTGGCACCGTTGAAATGAACGACGTAGCGCCTCGCAAATGCGGCTTGCTTGTCGTTCAACTTGTTCGGTGACTTTGCCACGTCTCGGTCCTCGATCGCCTGCGCATTGGCGGATAAATGGTTCCCGTTCAGGTTCACATTTTCCACGGTTCGGCAAGATTTCGCAATAGGCGCGGACAAAAGGAACGAAGCTACGAAATATCGGGGTCCAGTTACGGTCGGTTACAGGCAAGCCGGAGGCTTGTTTGCCCCCAGCATTTTCAAGCCCGTCCCGGCGTCTGACCGCTGGTCAGAGCGTTCAGCAGCAGTTCGGACAGCATTTCCGAGTGCCTGCGAGACTGTGGCTGCGCGAGGAAGGCAGCCTTCAGCAGCTTCGTCAGCTTGCTTTCCTTGTCCTCGACCGGTGGCTTTGCGGGTTCCGGCTCGGGATTGTAATCCCCTGCGATGAAGGCCGCTGCGGCTGCTTCTCCAACTTCAGTAAGGGAGTAGATGTGGATTGTCGGATCGGCCCTGTTCCGATCAGCCAGTTTGACCACGCCGCCAGCGATCATGCGCTTGATGCGTCCGCGCGCGCTGTGATCCGAGACACAGCCCCGGCCGGCATAATCGGCCACAGTCAGTTCGATGGGCTTGCCTGCGCGGAAAAACGGGGCTGCGTGGGCCAACAGCTTGGTGTCGATGATCGCGCTCATGCCGTTGCCTTCTCGATGCTGATGGCATGCAGGACAGTCAGCACGTCGTCGCGCTTGAAGCGGTTGCCTTGGCCGTGGGTGGTATCGACCAGAAGATTGAACCGCTGCCGGATGAACGAGGGGCTGAACTCCATGACGGCGGCGATATCCCGGACGTTCTGCCCATCCTTTGCGCGATCAAGCATTTCCA
The Paracoccus alcaliphilus DNA segment above includes these coding regions:
- a CDS encoding N4-gp56 family major capsid protein, which encodes MQTVIGVGDPRAVKRWATSLATDTEKMIYFSRFVGKGENNIIERKVDLESDAGDRISFDLSMRLRGGMTYGDDTVEGKEENLTFYTDEVRIDQARKGADAGGRMTRKRTLHDLRQIAKDRTAEYTAEWFDELYFLYLSGDATFAAINEDKKLTTAFAGNPIQAPDAAHMAYAGAATSKATLTAADTMSRDLIERVSVMPRMMNAVDPDVVKMTPVNVDGGKHFVMLMSPFQAHSLRIEKGELTWADIQKAAAGAEGRNNPLFKGALGMLNDVVLHQHENVLRFSDYGAGSNVDAARALFLGRQAGVVAYGEAGNGTRFQWEEELKDAKNRVAIYAGVIAGVKKTRFNGRDFGVIAVDTAARNPNPAVAA
- a CDS encoding carbon storage regulator; translated protein: MLIKNISASSPIRVKVGDIEVVIFRIGERSSKIGVAAPKDMPIIIENDETVKSRR
- a CDS encoding glutaredoxin family protein, producing the protein MTITIYTKPDCGPCLATKHALAARGIPFNTVDLTADPEALARVTRMGYRSAPVVIVSESEHWSGFDLARITDLAERMIYAGATQDEGNDA
- a CDS encoding terminase, with translation MSRWATPLPAPLSAPTTAEEWARCLADPFWRICSGVLYKIMIKGDDQEAEESPVTVLPFLPNINQLRFLHGLHDRNVILKARQLGFTTMASVMALDRCLWVPNQRCGIIAHNLDAAAEILRDKVKFAYLNLPDPLRDRMPLTRESAKELLFGHNNSSLRVATSMRSGTIHFLHISEMGKIAKRYPEKAVEIVTGSLPAVPKSGIATIESTAEGQEGEFHKIATRAENMAKAGVQPGPGQFLFHFFPWYLDPGYVADPKHVRISLKQHEYFDSIEESEGVEIMLPQRAWYVNKLEHDFSGDQFKMFQEMPSTPAECWAKSTEGTWLTVQLDAARAAGRIGKVPYLPSLPVHSAWDIGSGDGTGIWLFQQVGLATHFIRYIEDWAKGYSHYVNQMRSTGWLFGEHLLPHDAAQERQLVDKVGAPIQMLTELAPDWRWRIVPRVHDFTAGITMLRNRMAEAWFDEEGCKEGIQHLTLYRKKFNTRLGMFYDEPEKHDGHSEAPDALRQWAQGWNPSHATGSTTAKKRRKTSGMTA
- a CDS encoding terminase small subunit: MENVNLNGNHLSANAQAIEDRDVAKSPNKLNDKQAAFARRYVVHFNGAKAAIEAGYSEKRAKVQAHELMAMPHVQAEVARLTAAKSERSDIEADEIVETLAHIVRADIRDVMEWGLEEVEDDEGLPVTMPNGEALMRPFVRPVASQDLPRRLSCAVAEVSMTDKGSFKIKMHDKGAAIDKLMRHLGMFEKDNRQVADGLADLIAAAQGTTIPIATRNAPQRAEGGDE